One window from the genome of Magnolia sinica isolate HGM2019 chromosome 4, MsV1, whole genome shotgun sequence encodes:
- the LOC131242178 gene encoding disease resistance protein At4g27190-like translates to MDVIGPIIEILKHLWAPFCRLYSDAKSLKQNLDTLRRKMEELSHQEQDIKMKLNRGEVHAGKKPKNEVQLWQENVQKAEYEAHIIEEKSRENMSCLRGCFPNYYSRLKLSKLAVERIKIVDELQEKGRLFSDLFADSPLDGGRTLATTTLVGRTTADRTMEAIWEWLMDVQVGIIGVYGMGGIGKTTIMKHVFNRLVEASAFDSVIWVTVSKASNLEQFQNVVSRALDIEFSNNADEMRRSQELFAALKRRKKFVLILDDMWVAFPLEWAGIPKPEVENGCKLVLTTRSFEICQGMETQRAIKVEVLSEEEAWELFKEKVGGGVFSPQVEEISKLVAKECCQLPLAIISVGRSMREVNDIRIWRNTLNELQSSTTEIRSMEEDVFARLQFSYTRLKNDTIRACFLYCALYPEDFAIPSKGLIENWIGEGFIDDLGNREAEMDKGHAILNELQYACMLEGASDGIYGECVKMHDLVRDMALRITRDSPRFWVKADVGLTEMPKVEEWVEDVQRISLMRNKIEILTGQPNCPRLSTLLLQENRFLKYISHSFFEHMNSLRVLDLSYTKIEELPQSLSNLANLHILRLHYCVGLRKLPSLANLKSLRVLDLYYAPIEELLQGMEGLVNLRRLELSWTHKLHMFPAGIVSRLSLLEDLIMYGNPWRWSSNSTETGGGSIDEIKSLTRLANLSIHIADVPSFLNYVRSMKWQTLKSFHLMVGLTSESISLPSDCTVEFHGCDLVSHKNSLMVPNSTRVLGISKCNITRLSEFSSLLNAAEFKECYIRNCDVMQCILMDDENTFLSLETLDLKLLPSLSSLYKGIMPHGTLGSLKNLYIGFCNNLKNLLSLELLNHLQNLEQVKIRYCELMEEVVGEEGEIVEDITDTTTSIILPRLKRLSVSGLKELKSICRRKVICNSLCTIRVRGCPKLKKLPLFDNIPPTLKEIKGEREWWDALEWDDANVKTFLQRRFIEIES, encoded by the coding sequence ATGGATGTCATTGGACCCATCATTGAAATTCTGAAGCACCTATGGGCACCTTTTTGTCGACTATATAGCGATGCCAAAAGCCTCAAACAGAATCTGGATACCCtaagaaggaaaatggaagaaTTAAGTCACCAAGAACAAGATATAAAGATGAAATTGAATAGAGGCGAGGTACATGCAGGGAAGAAGCCTAAGAATGAAGTCCAACTATGGCAGGAAAATGTACAAAAAGCAGAGTATGAAGCGCATATCATAGAAGAAAAATCAAGAGAGAACATGAGTTGCTTGAGAGGGTGTTTTCCAAATTACTATTCCCGTCTAAAGTTGAGCAAGCTTGCGGTGGAAAGGATCAAGATAGTGGATGAGCTTCAAGAGAAGGGCCGGCTCTTTAGTGATTTGTTTGCTGATTCACCTCTAGATGGTGGAAGGACCTTAGCGACAACAACGTTAGTTGGTAGAACCACAGCAGATAGAACAATGGAGGCGATTTGGGAATGGTTGATGGATGTTCAGGTTGGAATAATTGGTGTTTATGGCATGGGGGGAATTGGCAAGACAACGATCATGAAGCATGTTTTCAATCGACTCGTTGAAGCATCGGCTTTTGATAGTGTCATCTGGGTAACTGTGTCTAAAGCTTCAAACTTGGAGCAGTTTCAAAACGTTGTCTCAAGGGCATTGGATATAGAGTTCTCTAACAATGCAGATGAAATGAGAAGATCGCAGGAGTTATTTGCAGCTTTGAAGAGGAGGAAAAAATTTGTGCTCATCTTGGATGACATGTGGGTTGCATTTCCTCTAGAGTGGGCAGGGATTCCAAAACCTGAGGTAGAAAATGGCTGCAAGTTGGTATTGACGACTCGTTCTTTCGAAATTTGTCAAGGTATGGAAACACAAAGGGCAATTAAGGTGGAAGTTCTTTCTGAAGAGGAAGCGTGGGAATTATTCAAGGAAAAAGTTGGTGGTGGTGTTTTCTCTCCACAAGTAGAAGAAATATCAAAGCTTGTTGCTAAAGAATGTTGTCAATTACCTCTTGCAATCATCAGTGTCGGCCGGAGTATGAGGGAGGTGAATGACATCAGGATTTGGAGAAACACGTTGAATGAATTGCAAAGTTCGACGACGGAGATCAGAAGCATGGAAGAAGATGTGTTTGCACGTCTACAATTCAGTTATACTCGCCTAAAAAATGACACAATCCGAGCTTGTTTCTTATACTGTGCATTGTATCCCGAAGATTTTGCTATTCCCAGCAAGGGCCTAATAGAAAACTGGATCGGGGAGGGGTTTATAGATGACTTGGGAAACAGAGAAGCCGAAATGGATAAGGGGCATGCTATATTGAATGAACTCCAATATGCATGCATGTTGGAAGGTGCTTCCGATGGAATTTATGGCGAATGTGTTAAGATGCATGATTTGGTTAGAGATATGGCCCTTCGCATCACACGAGATAGTCCTCGGTTTTGGGTGAAAGCCGATGTCGGGTTAACGGAAATGCCAAAAGTTGAGGAATGGGTGGAAGATGTTCAAAGGATATCATTGATGAGAAACAAAATAGAGATACTTACAGGTCAACCGAACTGCCCTAGACTCTCTACCTTGTTGTTGCAAGAAAATCGCTTCTTGAAGTACATCTCTCATTCCTTCTTTGAGCATATGAACAGCCTTAGAGTTCTAGACCTATCGTATACGAAGATTGAGGAGCTTCCACAGTCACTTTCCAACTTGGCAAACCTCCACATACTCCGTTTGCAttattgtgtaggattgaggaaACTGCCTTCACTAGCAAATCTCAAGTCACTGAGAGTGTTGGACCTCTATTATGCCCCCATTGAAGAATTGCTACAAGGGATGGAAGGATTGGTTAACCTCAGACGTCTTGAACTCTCTTGGACGCATAAACTTCACATGTTCCCAGCAGGGATTGTATCCAGGCTCTCCCTCCTAGAAGACCTAATAATGTATGGGAACCCATGGCGATGGTCATCGAACTCAACAGAGACAGGAGGAGGTAGCATTGATGAAATTAAGAGCTTAACCCGGTTAGCAAATCTTAGCATCCACATTGCAGATGTGCCAAGCTTCCTTAACTATGTTAGATCTATGAAGTGGCAAACATTGAAAAGCTTCCACCTCATGGTTGGGCTGACTTCAGAATCTATATCACTTCCGTCAGACTGTACTGTAGAATTTCACGGTTGCGATCTCGTTAGCCATAAGAACTCTCTCATGGTCCCAAACAGCACTCGAGTCTTAGGCATCAGTAAGTGCAATATCACTCGGTTGTCAGAATTTTCTAGCTTATTAAATGCGGCGGAGTTTAAAGAATGTTATATCCGTAATTGTGATGTGATGCAGTGCATTTTAATGGATGATGAGAACACCTTCCTGAGCTTAGAGACGTTAGACCTTAAGCTTCTGCCTAGTTTAAGTTCTCTCTACAAGGGCATCATGCCACATGGCACCCTTGGAAGCCTGAAGAACTTGTACATTGGCTTTTGTAATAACCTGAAGAATCTGCTCTCACTTGAATTGTTAAATCACCTTCAAAACCTTGAACAAGTTAAAATCCGCTATTGTGAACTGATGGAGGAGGTGGTAGGGGAAGAAGGTGAGATCGTTGAAGACATAACTGATACCACCACTAGCATAATACTCCCAAGGTTGAAGAGATTGAGTGTGAGTGGATTAAAAGAATTGAAGAGCATTTGTAGGAGGAAAGTCATTTGTAATTCTCTATGTACTATCAGAGTTCGTGGATGTCCGAAGCTGAAGAAGCTCCCTCTCTTTGATAATATCCCACCCACTCTTAAGGAGATCAAAGGAGAGAGGGAATGGTGGGACGCACTAGAGTGGGACGATGCTAATGTCAAGACATTCCTCCAACGCCGATTCATAGAAATAGAATCGTGA